In one window of Candidatus Binatia bacterium DNA:
- a CDS encoding glutathione S-transferase C-terminal domain-containing protein, which translates to FTFIKERKFGRGCVEEWERDAAELVARAQALLEFTVQTLSQRPFIFGDSPTLADAALYGQCCTLRFADAAMPAALTPVLSEWMARLEAAVKRT; encoded by the coding sequence TGTTCACCTTCATCAAGGAGCGTAAGTTCGGCCGCGGCTGCGTCGAGGAGTGGGAACGGGATGCCGCCGAGTTAGTGGCCCGGGCACAGGCATTGCTGGAATTTACCGTACAGACGCTCAGCCAGAGGCCCTTCATCTTCGGCGACAGCCCCACCCTTGCCGACGCGGCGCTGTACGGTCAGTGTTGCACGTTACGCTTCGCCGATGCCGCGATGCCTGCCGCGCTCACGCCGGTGCTGAGCGAGTGGATGGCGCGGCTCGAAGCCGCCGTGAAACGCACCTGA
- a CDS encoding ABC transporter permease, whose amino-acid sequence MTPTRHPGAVVWGSAVLLALFYLTAIAAPFVAPYDFATQNRAFPHCPPSSLHVNPPGRWSEGLLYTHPYLLVDPMTRRYEEQTEVRIPIRLFFGGHLFTTPPDAGRFFLLGTDGVGRDLFSRIVYGSRVSLSIGLVGVSISFTIGTLVGSIAGYTGGWVDNLIMRLVEVEMSLPSFYFLLALAAVIPANLSSATTFFIIVVLLSFISWAGFARIIRGMVSSLREYEYVVAARALGATRWRILTRHVIPGTFSYTIIAATVSIPGFILGESALSLLGLGIQEPSASWGNLLADAQNVQNLVKYPWILTPGVFIFLTIMAFNFLGDYLRDRLDPRAAAG is encoded by the coding sequence ATGACCCCGACGCGGCATCCCGGCGCTGTCGTATGGGGCAGCGCCGTCCTCCTGGCCCTCTTCTACCTGACGGCGATCGCCGCGCCCTTCGTGGCGCCGTACGATTTCGCCACGCAGAACCGGGCGTTTCCCCACTGCCCCCCGTCCAGCTTACACGTCAACCCGCCGGGACGTTGGAGCGAGGGCCTCCTTTACACGCATCCGTACCTTCTGGTCGATCCGATGACGCGGCGTTACGAGGAGCAAACGGAGGTGCGCATCCCGATCCGTCTCTTTTTCGGCGGGCACTTGTTCACCACACCGCCAGATGCCGGCCGGTTCTTTCTGTTGGGAACCGACGGGGTCGGACGCGATCTGTTCTCACGCATCGTCTACGGCAGCCGCGTGAGCCTATCGATCGGCCTCGTTGGTGTGTCGATCAGCTTCACCATCGGCACCCTGGTGGGCAGCATCGCCGGGTACACCGGTGGCTGGGTCGACAACCTCATCATGCGGCTGGTGGAGGTGGAGATGTCGCTGCCGTCGTTCTACTTCCTGCTGGCGTTGGCGGCGGTGATTCCCGCTAACCTGTCGTCGGCGACCACCTTCTTCATCATCGTCGTCCTGCTGAGCTTCATCAGTTGGGCCGGCTTTGCCCGCATCATCCGCGGCATGGTCTCTTCGCTGCGGGAGTACGAGTACGTCGTGGCGGCCCGCGCCCTGGGTGCGACGCGCTGGCGCATCCTGACGCGCCACGTCATCCCCGGCACCTTCAGCTACACCATCATTGCCGCGACCGTCAGTATCCCGGGTTTCATTCTGGGGGAGAGCGCTCTGTCGCTGCTCGGCCTGGGCATCCAGGAACCCAGCGCCAGCTGGGGGAATTTGCTTGCCGACGCGCAGAACGTGCAGAACCTGGTCAAGTACCCATGGATACTGACGCCAGGTGTCTTCATCTTCCTCACCATCATGGCGTTCAACTTTCTCGGCGATTATCTGCGCGACCGCCTCGACCCGCGTGCGGCTGCGGGGTGA
- a CDS encoding ABC transporter permease, whose product MLRYLGRRVLHMIPLLLGITFLSFLVIDLAPGDYFSTLKMNPSISPDVIHQMEVQFGYGDPLLLRYLKWLWRVLHLDLGVSVAYRVKIIDLIGARVGNTVVLALASMLVTWSLAIPIGIIVALRPNSMTDRTLSFFAFFGMSLPNFFLAFLLMFAALRTGWFPIGGSFSVYYDSLPLWGKITDRLQHLWLPMIVLGLGGMASLMRLMRANILEIKQADFVRTARAKGLPERVVVVKHILRNALNPFITLAGFELGNLLGGAALVEAVMNLQGLGTLMLDAVRSLDVYLVMGSVLMGSVLLLLGNLLADLALTLVDPRIDFTRSEGSR is encoded by the coding sequence ATGCTTCGGTACCTCGGTCGCCGCGTGCTCCACATGATCCCGCTCTTGCTCGGGATCACCTTCCTGTCCTTTCTCGTCATCGATCTGGCGCCGGGGGACTACTTCAGCACGCTCAAGATGAACCCGTCGATCTCGCCGGATGTGATTCATCAAATGGAGGTGCAGTTTGGCTACGGTGATCCGCTGCTGCTGCGCTATCTGAAGTGGCTCTGGCGGGTGCTGCACCTCGATTTGGGTGTGTCCGTGGCCTATCGGGTGAAGATCATTGACCTGATCGGCGCCCGCGTCGGCAATACTGTGGTCCTGGCGTTGGCCAGTATGCTGGTGACGTGGAGTCTGGCGATCCCGATCGGCATCATCGTGGCACTGCGCCCGAACTCGATGACGGACAGGACCCTGTCGTTTTTCGCCTTCTTCGGCATGTCGCTGCCGAATTTTTTCCTGGCCTTTCTGCTGATGTTTGCGGCGCTGCGGACCGGTTGGTTTCCGATCGGCGGTTCCTTCTCGGTCTACTACGACAGCCTGCCGTTGTGGGGGAAGATCACGGACCGCCTGCAACACTTGTGGTTGCCGATGATCGTGCTGGGCCTCGGCGGCATGGCGAGCCTGATGCGCTTGATGCGCGCCAACATTCTCGAAATCAAACAGGCCGACTTCGTGCGCACGGCACGCGCCAAGGGGCTGCCCGAGCGCGTCGTGGTGGTCAAGCATATTCTACGCAACGCGCTGAACCCGTTCATCACACTGGCCGGGTTCGAGTTGGGGAATCTGCTCGGCGGCGCCGCGCTGGTGGAAGCGGTCATGAACCTCCAGGGGCTCGGAACCCTCATGCTCGATGCCGTGCGCTCACTCGACGTCTACCTGGTCATGGGCTCGGTCCTGATGGGATCGGTGCTGCTGCTGCTGGGCAATTTGCTTGCCGACCTGGCCCTCACGTTGGTGGATCCGCGCATCGATTTCACGCGCTCGGAAGGTTCCCGTTGA